Part of the Bos indicus isolate NIAB-ARS_2022 breed Sahiwal x Tharparkar chromosome 29, NIAB-ARS_B.indTharparkar_mat_pri_1.0, whole genome shotgun sequence genome is shown below.
TACTTTGTCATCAGGGAGATGATGGTTTGATATCATGATCAAAAAACGAAAACAAGAACAATAATAAAAGTAGctggtatgcccagcagtgggattgctggatcataaggttggagagggagagggtgggaagatttgggagaatggcattgaaacatgtataacatcatgtatgaaacaagttgccagtccaggtttgatgcacgatactggatgcttggggctggtgcactgggacgacccagagggatggtatggggagggaggagggaggagggttcaggatggggaacacatgtatacctgtggcggatccatttcgatatttggcaaaactaatacaatattgtaaagtttaaaaataaaataaaatttaaaaaataaataaataaataaaagacaacaagtactaaaaaaaaaaaaaaaaaaggatggtgaGCATTTACCCTGGAATAACCTATATGTCAGGGCCCAGGCTTCACCAGAGATTAATTAACTAGAATCTCTCTGGGTGGAACATAGATATCAACACTTTTTAAATGTTGCAGGTGATTATAATATACAGCCAATGTTGAGTACCATTGCCTTAGGGCCTGAGGCCAGTGAAACACTAGGAAAACATTCCAGACATCTACTGACAACTCACATTTGTGTAAGAAATGGCATCTTGAGAAAAAATTCTAACTGCATTATCCCATATTATTTCTACAACCACCTTAGAAATTGTTATCACTCATCTCTTCATCTTTCAGACACAGAAATTGACTTGAAACTCAATAATACTGTTGTAACTAACATATCCCCCTGACACTTCATCAATCTGAGACAGGTTACTGTATGTTCACATTCAGTCAATATTTAGGACTTGCATAAATGATAGAATTTcatttctgaaacaaaatatATCTCTGATATTAACTCTAGTGCTTATTACCTACAGGATTGAGAGTCGCAAACCTGAACCTTCTTCAGCCTCATCTGGAGTCAGTGTGGTACACAGATCACTGGGCCCCATCCCAGAGTTCCTGACTTGGTAGGTCTGGGGAgaggcctgagaatctgcatctcTAACGTCTTCATGTAATGCCAATGATGCTGGCCCAGGAACTGCACTTTAAGACCCACTGTATAGGCTGTTTCAGAACCACGAAAGTGACAGCAGCTCCAGATCTTGCCCCCTTTTGGGCTCATCTTTGAAATACTCAGGGTCTTGTCTTCCTCCCAAAACAAACGGCAGGATGAGGGAATATTCATCAGGAAAGACATCAGGATCACACAACTGGCCCAGAGTCTCAAAACCAGCTTCACCAAGCAGTGCAAGAAGCAGCCTTTCATGCAATTCTTCTCTCATCACACAGGTCCCCCAAGGAGAATGGCTGCAGAAAATCACTCTACAGTGACAGAGTTCATTCTCGGAGGTTTAACAAATCGACCAGAGCTCCagctccctctcttcttcctcttccttgggATCTACTCTGTCACCATGGTAGGGAACCTGGGCATGataacactgatttgtctgaACGCTCAGcttcacacccccatgtactactTCCTCAGCAACCTGTCCTTTGTGGATCTCTGCTACTCCTCTGTCACTACCCCTAAGATGCTGGTGAACTTTGTGTCAGGAAAGAACACCATCTCCTATGCAGGATGCATGGCCCAGCTCTACTTCTTCCTGGTGTTTGTCATTGCTGAATGTTACATGCTTaccgtgatggcctatgaccgctatgttgcCATCTGCAGACCTTTGCTTTACAACATCATCATGTCTCATCGAGTCTGCTCCCTGCTGGTGGCTGGGGTCTATATCATGGGGCTCATTGGTTCAACCATAGAGACTGGCCTCATGTTGAAACTGCCCTATTGTGAACACCTCATCAGTCATTACTTCTGTGACATCCTTCCCCTCATGAAACTTTCCTGCTCTAGCACCTATGACGTTGAGATGACAGTCTTCTTTTTGGCTGGATTCAACATTGTAGTTACTAGCTTAACAGTCCTAATTTCCTATGCCTTCATCCTGTCCAGTATCCTCTGCATCAGCACCACAGAGGGAAGGTCCAAAGCCTTCAGCACCTGCAGCTCCCACTTTGCAGCTGTGGGGATTTTCTATGGAACAACTGCCTTCATGTACTTGAAACCCTCCACGGCCAGTTCCCTGGCCCAGGAGAACGTGGCCTCCGTGTTCTACACCACAGtgatccccatgctgaaccccctgATCTACAGCTTGAGGAATAAGGAGGTAAAGGCTGCCATGCAGAAAACTCTGAGGGAAAAATTGTTTTGATACAAATGTTattattctttctcaattttaaaaatagcttgacTTATCTGGCATGTGTCCCCAAGGGCAGAGgggtttttggccatgaggcatgtggaatcttagctcccaacCAGGGGCTGAATGCACACCCACTGCCTTGGAAGGTgacttcttaaccactgtactaccAGTCACTTCTTTATTTCAAGACTTCAGGCTCTTTGGTCTGTGGATTGAGACTGTTTGACCAGTATCATGTGTGACAAGGAGGACCTTACACAAGTGGCCAAGGGCTTAGAATAGAGCGCAACAGGAGAGGCAGAGTCTGATCTTAAGGAAATGGCTTCCTGTGGAGCCGGGCTCAGCCTGCAGCCCTGTTCTAGGAGTGACCGTGAGCATTCCCTTGTGTTCCCTGGCCTCATCCTTCTGAGTCCATGTCTGTCACTGGTGTCAACATGACCTGTCCCAACCCCAGGGTCTGCTCTTCTGTTCCCTGCTCACTCCCACATCCACCTTTTCTGCCCTTCCTTTCTATGAACCCTCAATTTCCTCCTTGATTGGTTCTCTAAGTCATTCTGGTGGGGCTGGTGAGGGGTGGCCTCACGTCAGCCTTGGGACCCCTGCTCTTTTCTGTGTCCATGCCCAGCCTGTCCATCTGGCCTGCCGTGCTGGTTGTTGTCATGGAGATGATCTATCATGTGATAGCATAGGAGCCCCACCTCCAGGGACTGACCCTTAGGTCAGAGGGCTGACCAGATGCGCTGCACTCTGTATAATTTGGGGCAAGAGAGATGGGGTAATTGGATGGGCTTCTCTTCTTTGTTCATGAACTTGACAGTTTGGCCAAGGGCCAAACTCAGTCCACCCTGAGTGCACAGCACCTCTAGGGGTCACTGTGAAACAATGCCACACTGCCGGGACCCTGCCCCAACAGGAGCCTCAGTCAGCAGGCTGGATGGGACAGGAGGGGTCCTCTTGCCCAGTGTGCCTTGTGTTTGGCTCACATCAGAGTAGCCTAGGATGCTTAACTTCTCCTCCCAatcttattttgaataatttcaagccttcagaaaagttgaaagtgCTTCGAAAGCCCTCTCCCTCAATAATGTGTCTCGTTTGTGTTCTTCTTTTCTTGAACTACTTAGAATTAACTCATTTGTCTTAAAAAAAGTAAGTTGTAGACACAGCACTTcacttttcttgttgttttttatttttaaactcaagtatagttgattttcaatgttgtgttaatttctgctgtatggcaaagggattcagttatacatatatgtgcatcctttttaaatattctcttccattatggtttatcataggatattgcaTATaggtctctgtgctatatagtaggaccttgttgtttatccactctcTATATagaagcttacatctgctaagtCTAACCTCCCACTCGATCCCTCCCCCAAAATCCTCTACctgggcaaccacaagtctgtactcagtccatgagtctgtttctgtttcatagattcaTTTGTCTCATGCAATCTACAGactcagtgtgatccctatcaaattaccattggcatttttcacagaactagaacaaaaaaattcacaattcatatggaaacacaaaaggccctGAATAggcaaagcagtcttgagaaagaagaatggagctagaggaatcaaccttcctgacttcagattatactacaaagctacaatcatcaagacagtatggtactggcacaaaaacagaaatatagaccaatggaacaagatagaaagcccagaaataaacccatgcatgcacctatgggtatcttatttttgacaaaggagataAGAATATACCATGGGGCAGAGACAGCCTCTttagtaaatggtgctgggaaaactggacagctacatgtaaaagaatgaaattagaacacttcctaacaccatacacaaagataaactcaaaatggattaaagacctaagtataagaccagaaagtaaaaactcttagaggaaaacataggcagaacactcgatgacataaagaaggatcctctatgacccaactcctagagtaacaaaaataaaacaaaagtaaacaagtgggacctgattaaacttaaaagcttttgcacagcaaaggaaactataagcaagctgaaaagacaaccctcagaatgacagagtaatagcaaatgaaacaactgacaaaggattaatttccaaaatatacaagtagttcatacaactcaataagaGAAAcgcaaataacccaatcaaaatgtgggggaaaacctaaacagacatttgtccaaagaagacgtacagacagtaaacaaacacatgaaaagatgctcaacattgcccattattcagttcagttcagttcagtctctcagtcgtgtccaattctttgcgaccccgtgaatcacagcacaccaggcctccctgtccatcaccaactcctggagtttacccaaactcgtgtccatcgactcggtgatgccatccaaccatctcatcttctgtcgtccccttcttctgcccccaatccctcccagcatcagggtcttttccaatgagtcaactcttcgcatgaggtggccaaagtactagagtttcagcttcaacatcaggccttgcaatgaacacccaggactgacctcctttaggatggactggttggatctccttgcagtccaagggactctcaagagtcttctccagcaccacagttcaaaagcatcaattcttcagcactcagctttcttcacagtccaactctcacatccatacatgactactggaaaaatcatagccttgattagatagacctttgttggcaaagtaatgtctctgcttttgaatatgctatctaggttggtcataactttccttccaaggagtaagcatcttttaatttcatggctgcagtcaccatctgcagtggtgttggagcccagaaaaataaagtctgacactgtttccactgtttccccatctatttcccatgaagtgatgggaccagatgccatgatcttcgttttctgaatgttgagctttaagccaactttttcactctcctctttcactttcatcaagaggctttttagttcctcttcactttctgccataaaggtggtgtcatctgcattatctgaggtgattgatatttctcccggcaatcttgattccagcttgtgcttcttccagtccagtgtttctcaggatgtactctgcatataagttaaataagcagggtgacaatatacagccttgatgtactcattttcctatctggaaccagtctgttgttccatgtccagttctaactgttgcttcctgacctgcatataggtttctcaagaggcaggtcaggtggtctggtattcccatctctttcagaattctccacagtttattgtgatccacacagtcaaaggccttggcatagtcaataaaacagaaataaatgtttttctggaactctcctgcttttttgatgatctagcagatgttggcaatttgatctctggttcctctgccttttctaaaaccagcttcaacatctggaagttcacagttcacgtactactgaagcctggcttggaatattttgagcattactttactagcatgtgagatgagtgcagttgtgcagtagtttgaacattctttggcattgcctttctttgggattggaatgaaaactgaccttttccagtcctgtgaccactgctgagttttccaaatttgctggcatattgagtgcagcactttcacagcattatctttcaggatttgaaatagctcaactggaattccatcaccttgtttgtagtgatgctttctaaggcccacttgacttcacattccaggatgtctagctctagctgagtgatcatagcattgtgattatctgggtcatgaagatcttttttgcacagttcttctgtgtattcttgccctctcttaaaactacaatgagatatcacctcacaccagtcagaatggccatcatcaaaaaatctacaaacaatcagtgctggagagggtgtggagaaaagggaatgttcctgcactgttggtgggaatgtaaattgataagccactgtggagatttcttaaaaaactaggaataatatcgtcatatgacccaacaatcccactcttaggcatataccctgaggaaaccaaaattgaaagagacacatgaatCCATTTGTTCAttgcaggactatttacaatagctagaacatggaagcaacctagatgtccatcgacagatgaatggataaagaagttgttgtacatatacacaatggaatattactcagtcataaaaaggaatgcatttgagtccgttTTGATGAgacagatgaacctagaacctattatacagagtgaagtaagtcagaaagagaaagacaaatatcgtattctaaagcatatatatggaatctagaaaaatgctactgaagtatttatttgcaggcagcagtggagaaacagacatagaggatagacttatggacatggggagaggggaggagagggtgagatgtatggaaagagtaacatggaaacttacattaccatatgtaaaatagacagccaacgggaatttgctgtatgtctcaggatactcaaacagggcctctgtaaaaatctagaggggtgggatgggagggagatgagagggaggttcaaaagggaggggatatatgtatacctatggctgattcatattgaggtttgacagaaaacaacaaaattccataaagcaatatccttcaataaaaaaaataagtaaatcaaaaAAATAGCTTGTTTTGAATTCCAGAGGGAAGGCCTCAAAATTCTTGCCACCTGGGGTAGGATACAGTCCCTTCTCTGCATGGCTGGGTGacttctcctgcctccttccttcctccttcctgtcctctctcttctctcGTCTCTGTTTAAAACTAGCtgatttcatcttccttttccttgTTTCAGAAGCCTTTTCTCTATTCTGAGTCCTTTAGTAAACTCTACTAACTAAATTGtaatttaatatacttttttaagtttcacagactcacagatagagaaAAAAGAGTGATTacttggggtggtgggggagaagaGAGCCAGGGGATTAAGCATACAAccactatgcataaaataaataagcatgacCACTACTATATAGTTACTTTAAACGGAGTCACCTATAAAAATTCTGTCCATgtgaaacaaatataattttgtaaatcaatgacacttcaataaataaattaaacctTATCAGTGAATTTGAGAGTCATTCAGTGTTTAATTTTCTTCTATGTAGAAAATATTTCTCAACCCACTTCCTAGATTTTTGCACTTGGGAGAGAGGTGAATCTGACCGTCATCAAGAAGTGATTCCCAGAGTCTGTCATCTCGACGTCCTCTTTTCCACTCCTCCCTACTTATTCTTACCCAGGCACTTCTACCTGATCCTTTTATGTGAATTTCTTAGTCACAGTAATAATAATGCCAGCTACTACCATGTTTTGGGGCACTCACTCTGAGCCACACAACACATAAATTCTTCATATGCCTTCTTTTAATTACTATTCGCAACAGTTAGGTACCATGTCTTATgtttccttcactggcaggcaggtcctttaccgcgagcgccacctgggaaggcctcacTGCTGTATACTTATCTTCAGACTAATAATATTGTACACATTATGTACATCATTTGTATGTTGATTATACTACAATAAAATgggtctctttaaaaaaaaaaaaaaagactgcatctTAACACTCAAAATCAATCAATAATCACAGAATGTGAGATCATATatacattttgcaaataaaagaaatgtgGCTAAGTCACAAGTCCAAAGTGTGTGATCTCCACTTTATCCCTAAACTCACGCAACCACTGACTCACTTTCTATAGCACTTGATTAGTTTTCCCTGATCACAGTACACAACGGTGTCTGATATGTTTTGCCCAGCACAATGCTTTTGAGGTCTTTCATATTGTTGTGTGTATcaataatatatttctttttcattagtaGTAATCCATTGCTGGTATAGAGGCAATAATTGTTTCACACCTGTTGAAGGACAgttggttgtttccactttgagtTACTGTGAATAAAGGCTATATAAGCATTCATGTACAGAACTCTTTCTGAACCTATGTTttcaatctcagttcagttcagttcagtcgctcagtcatgtctgactctttgagaccccatgaatcacagcacgccaggcctccctgtccatcaccaactcccggagttcactcggactcacgtccatcgagttggtgatgccatccagccatctcatcctctgtcgtccccttctcctcctgcccccaatccctcccagcatcggggtcttttccaatgagtcaactcttcgcatgaggtggccgaagtactggagtttcagctttagcatcattccttccaaagaaatccgagggctggtctccttcagaatggactggttggatctccttgcagtccaagggactctcaagagtcttctccaacaccacagttcaaaaacatcaattcttcagcactcagctttcttcacagtccaactctcacatccatatatgaccactggaaaaaccatagccttgactagacgaacctttgttggcaaagtaatgtctctgcttttgaatatgctatctaggttggtcataacttttcttccaaggagtaagtgtcttttaatttcatggctgcagtcaccatctacagtgattttgaagtccaaaaaaataaagcctgacactgtttccactgtttcccaatctacttgccatgaagtggtgggaccagatgtcatgatcttcattttctgaatgttgagttttaagccaactttttcactctgctctttcacctttgTATCTAAGAATTCTTTGGCCATAGGCAAGTTTAAAAGAAACTACCAAACAATCCTATAAAGaggttgtttaattttattttctattatcacTGTATAAGAAGTTCGCTTGCTCTCCATTCTCAACAAAATGATGTTGTCACATTTTCAAGCGTTAGCACCCCTAGTGGGtacatagtgaaagtgttagtcactcagttgggtctggctctttgcaacccatgcagtgtagccaggcttctctacccatgggattctccaggcaagaaaatgttAAGCTATATAAGGAAAACAATTGCAATGGActgaaacacacataaaatatgGTTAAATTAGGAAGAATATAAAGATACTAAAGAAAACAACTAGCTTTCTTTGTTAGATAATAAGAAACTAaactattattttgaaaattagaaaatgaaggtGAGGTAAACACTTCTAtatgaa
Proteins encoded:
- the LOC109554260 gene encoding olfactory receptor 8A1, with protein sequence MAAENHSTVTEFILGGLTNRPELQLPLFFLFLGIYSVTMVGNLGMITLICLNAQLHTPMYYFLSNLSFVDLCYSSVTTPKMLVNFVSGKNTISYAGCMAQLYFFLVFVIAECYMLTVMAYDRYVAICRPLLYNIIMSHRVCSLLVAGVYIMGLIGSTIETGLMLKLPYCEHLISHYFCDILPLMKLSCSSTYDVEMTVFFLAGFNIVVTSLTVLISYAFILSSILCISTTEGRSKAFSTCSSHFAAVGIFYGTTAFMYLKPSTASSLAQENVASVFYTTVIPMLNPLIYSLRNKEVKAAMQKTLREKLF